From Drosophila suzukii chromosome 2R, CBGP_Dsuzu_IsoJpt1.0, whole genome shotgun sequence, a single genomic window includes:
- the zip gene encoding myosin heavy chain, non-muscle isoform X6 yields MSEEVDRNDPELKYLSVERNQFNDPATQAEWTQKRLVWVPHENQGFVAASIKREHGDEVEVELAETGKRVMILRDDIQKMNPPKFDKVEDMAELTCLNEASVLHNIKDRYYSGLIYTYSGLFCVVVNPYKKLPIYTEKIMERYKGIKRHEVPPHVFAITDSAYRNMLGDREDQSILCTGESGAGKTENTKKVIQFLAYVAASKPKGSGAGELEQQLLQANPILEAFGNAKTVKNDNSSRFGKFIRINFDASGFISGANIETYLLEKSRAIRQAKDERTFHIFYQLLAGATPEQREKFILDDVKSYAFLSNGSLPVPGVDDYAEFQATVKSMNIMGMTSEDFNSIFRIVSAVLLFGSMKFRQERNNDQATLPDNTVAQKIAHLLGLSVTDMTRAFLTPRIKVGRDFVTKAQTKEQVEFAVEAIAKACYERMFKWLVNRINRSLDRTKRQGASFIGILDMAGFEIFELNSFEQLCINYTNEKLQQLFNHTMFILEQEEYQREGIEWKFIDFGLDLQPTIDLIDKPGGIMALLDEECWFPKATDRTFVDKLVSAHSMHPKFMKTDFRGVADFAIVHYAGRVDYSAAKWLMKNMDPLNENIVSLLQGSQDPFVVNIWKDAEIVGMAQQALTDTQFGARTRKGMFRTVSHLYKEQLAKLMDTLRNTNPNFVRCIIPNHEKRAGKIDAPLVLDQLRCNGVLEGIRICRQGFPNRIPFQEFRQRYELLTPNVIPKGFMDGKKACEKMIQALELDSNLYRVGQSKIFFRAGVLAHLEEERDFKISDLIVNFQAFCRGFLARRNYQKRLQQLNAIRIIQRNCAAYLKLRNWQWWRLYTKVKPLLEVTKQEEKLVQKEDELKQVREKLDTLAKNTQEYERKYQQALVEKTTLAEQLQAEIELCAEAEESRSRLMARKQELEDMMQELETRIEEEEERVLALGGEKKKLELNIQDLEEQLEEEEAARQKLQLEKVQLDAKIKKYEEDLALTDDQNQKLLKEKKLLEERANDLSQTLAEEEEKAKHLAKLKAKHEATIAELEERMHKDQQQRQESDRSKRKIETEVADLKEQLNERRVQVEEMQAQLAKREEELTQTLLRIDEESATKATAQKAQRELESQLAEIQEDLEAEKAARAKAEKVRRDLSEELEALKNELLDSLDTTAAQQELRSKREQELATLKKSLEEETVNHEGVLAEMRHKHSQELNGINDQLENLRKAKTVLEKAKGTLEAENADLATELRSVNSSRQENDRRRKQAESQIAELQVKLAEIERARSELQEKCTKLQQEAENITNQLEEAELKASAAVKSASNMESQLTEAQQLLEEETRQKLGLSSKLRQIESEKEALQEQLEEDDEAKRNYERKLAEVTAQMQEIKKKAEEDADLAKELEEGKKRLNKDIEALERQVKELIAQNDRLDKSKKKIQSELEDATIELEAQRTKVLELEKKQKNFDKILAEEKAISEQIAQERDTAEREAREKETKVLSVSRELDEAFDKIEDLENKRKTLQNELDDLANTQGTADKNVHELEKAKRALESQLAELKAQNEELEDDLQLTEDAKLRLEVNMQALRSQFERDLLAKEEGAEEKRRGLVKQLRDLETELDEERKQRTAAVASKKKLEGDLKEIETTMEMHNKVKEDALKHAKKLQAQVKDALRDAEEAKAAKEELQALSKEAERKVKALEAEVLQLTEDLASSERARRAAETERDELAEEIANNANKGSLMIDEKRRLEARIATLEEELEEEQSNSEVLLDRSRKAQLQIEQLTTELANEKSNSQKNENGRALLERQNKELKAKLAEIETAQRTKVKATIATLEAKIANLEEQLENEGKERLLQQKANRKMDKKIKELTMNIEDERRHVDQHKEQMDKLNSRIKLLKRNLDETEEELQKEKTQKRKYQRECEDMIESQEAMNREINSLKTKLRSIQVAETEKAKAYSPKKDAALIMNYAPAAWVSAPAGSRAHLHQSAQEEAAAAGTTHRCRMNH; encoded by the exons ATGTCGGAGGAAGTAGATCGCAACGATCCGGAGCTCAAGTACCTCTCGGTGGAGCGCAACCAGTTCAACGATCCGGCCACACAGGCCGAGTGGACACAGAAGCGTCTGGTGTGGGTGCCGCACGAGAACCAG GGCTTCGTGGCCGCCAGTATTAAGCGGGAGCATGGCGACGAGGTCGAAGTGGAGCTGGCCGAGACCGGCAAGCGGGTGATGATCCTGCGCGACGACATACAGAAGATGAATCCGCCAAAGTTCGACAAAGTCGAGGACATGGCCGAGCTGACGTGCCTGAACGAGGCCTCCGTTCTGCACAACATCAAGGACAGATACTACTCTGGCCTGATCTAT ACATATTCCGGTCTCTTCTGCGTTGTGGTCAACCCCTACAAGAAACTACCGATCTACACCGAAAAGATTATGGAACGGTATAAGGGCATAAAGCGACACGAAGTGCCTCCGCATGTATTTGCAATAACGGATAGTGCCTATAGAAACATGTTGGGTG ATCGCGAAGACCAATCGATTTTGTGTACTGGCGAATCGGGTGCTGGCAAGACGGAGAACACCAAGAAGGTCATCCAATTTCTGGCCTATGTGGCAGCCTCCAAGCCCAAGGGCTCCGGTGCG GGCGAGCTGGAGCAACAGCTGCTGCAGGCGAATCCCATACTGGAAGCCTTTGGTAACGCCAAGACCGTCAAGAACGATAACTCTTCGCGTTTC GGCAAATTCATCCGGATCAACTTCGATGCTTCGGGCTTCATCTCGGGGGCCAACATCGAAACCTATCTGCTGGAGAAGTCGCGTGCCATTCGTCAAGCGAAGGACGAACGAACATTCCATATTTTCTACCAATTGCTGGCGGGGGCCACGCCGGAGCAGCGCGAGAAGTTCATACTCGATGACGTCAAGTCGTATGCATTCCTGTCCAACGGCAGCCTGCCCGTGCCCGGCGTGGACGACTACGCCGAGTTCCAGGCAACGGTCAAGTCGATGAACATTATGGGCATGACCTCCGAGGATTTCAACTCGATATTCCGGATCGTGAGCGCTGTTCTGTTGTTCGGCAGCATGAAATTCCGTCAGGAGCGCAACAACGACCAGGCCACGCTGCCAGACAACACGGTGGCCCAGAAGATCGCGCACCTGCTCGGCCTCAGTGTGACGGACATGACTCGGGCCTTCCTGACCCCACGTATCAAAGTGGGACGGGACTTTGTCACGAAAGCCCAAACAAAGGAGCAGGTGGAGTTTGCCGTGGAGGCCATTGCCAAGGCGTGCTACGAGCGCATGTTCAAATGGCTCGTGAACCGCATTAACCGTTCTCTGGACCGCACAAAGCGCCAGGGCGCCTCCTTCATCGGCATTCTCGATATGGCCGGCTTTGAAATCTTCGAGCTAAATTCCTTTGAGCAGCTGTGCATCAACTATACCAACGAGAAGCTGCAGCAACTATTCAACCACACCATGTTTATTCTGGAGCAAGAGGAGTACCAGCGAGAGGGGATTGAGTGGAAGTTTATTGACTTCGGGCTAGATCTGCAGCCTACCATCGATCTGATCGACAAGCCCGGCGGCATTATGGCCTTGCTGGATGAGGAGTGCTGGTTCCCCAAGGCCACCGATAGGACGTTTGTCGACAAGCTCGTTTCGGCCCACTCCATGCACCCTAAGTTCATGAAGACCGACTTTCGCGGTGTCGCCGACTTTGCCATCGTGCACTACGCCGGCCGCGTTGACTACTCGGCGGCCAAGTGGCTGATGAAGAACATGGACCCACTGAACGAGAACATCGTGTCGCTGCTGCAGGGTTCGCAGGATCCGTTCGTGGTGAACATCTGGAAGGATGCGGAGATCGTTGGCATGGCACAGCAGGCCCTGACTGATACTCAGTTCGGGGCCCGCACCCGCAAGGGCATGTTCCGCACCGTGTCTCATCTTTACAAGGAGCAGCTGGCTAAGTTGATGGACACGCTGCGCAACACGAACCCGAACTTTGTGCGCTGTATCATACCGAACCACGAGAAGCGCGCCGGCAAGATCGATGCTCCCTTGGTGCTCGACCAGTTGCGTTGCAACGGCGTGCTCGAGGGCATTCGTATCTGCCGACAGGGCTTCCCCAATCGCATACCCTTCCAGGAGTTCCGCCAACGCTACGAACTGCTCACGCCCAACGTGATTCCCAAGGGTTTCATGGACGGCAAGAAGGCCTGTGAGAAGATGATTCAGGCGCTGGAGCTCGACTCGAACCTGTATCGAGTGGGCCAGTCGAAGATCTTCTTCCGCGCTGGCGTCCTCGCTCACCTAGAGGAGGAGCGTGATTTCAAGATCTCCGACCTGATCGTCAACTTCCAGGCCTTCTGCCGTGGCTTCCTCGCGCGTCGCAACTACCAAAAGCGCTTGCAGCAGCTCAACGCTATTCGAATCATCCAGCGTAACTGCGCCGCCTACCTCAAGCTTCGCAACTGGCAGTGGTGGCGTCTGTACACGAAGGTCAAGCCTCTGTTGGAGGTGACCAAGCAGgaggagaagctcgtccaaaAGGAGGATGAGCTGAAGCAGGTGCGCGAGAAGCTTGATACTCTGGCCAAGAACACACAGGAGTACGAGCGCAAGTACCAGCAGGCTTTGGTGGAGAAGACAACTCTAGCTGAGCAGCTGCAAGCCGAAATTGAACTTTGCGCTGAGGCAGAAGAGTCGCGTTCCCGACTAATGGCGCGCAAGCAGGAACTGGAGGATATGATGCAGGAGCTAGAGACCCGCATCGAAGAAGAGGAAGAACGCGTCCTGGCCCTAGGAGGAGAGAAAAAGAAGTTGGAGCTGAATATTCAAGATCTGGAAGAGCAGTTGGAAGAAGAGGAGGCAGCCCGTCAGAAGTTGCAGTTGGAGAAGGTGCAGCTTGACGCCAAGATAAAAAAGTACGAAGAAGATCTCGCCCTAACCGACGACCAGAACCAAAAGCTTCTCAAGGAGAAAAAGCTACTGGAGGAGCGCGCTAACGATCTTTCCCAAACACTTgctgaggaggaggagaaggcTAAGCACCTGGCCAAGCTGAAGGCCAAACACGAGGCCACAATCGCCGAGCTCGAGGAACGCATGCACAAGGATCAACAGCAGCGTCAAGAGTCTGACCGATCTAAGCGAAAAATCGAGACCGAAGTAGCCGACCTCAAAGAGCAGCTCAATGAGCGCCGCGTCCAGGTGGAGGAGATGCAGGCTCAGCTGGCCAAGCGTGAGGAGGAACTTACCCAGACTCTCTTGCGCATCGATGAGGAGTCTGCCACCAAGGCCACCGCCCAGAAGGCTCAGCGCGAGCTAGAGTCACAGCTGGCCGAGATCCAAGAGGATCTGGAGGCCGAAAAGGCAGCCCGTGCAAAGGCAGAGAAGGTTAGACGCGACCTTAGCGAAGAACTGGAGGCCCTCAAGAATGAATTGCTCGACTCCCTGGACACCACAGCCG CCCAGCAGGAACTGCGCTCTAAGCGCGAACAGGAGTTAGCCACGCTGAAAAAGTCGCTCGAAGAGGAGACCGTCAACCACGAGGGCGTTTTGGCTGAAATGAGGCACAAGCACTCTCAGGAGCTTAACGGCATTAACGACCAGCTTGAAAACCTACGTAAAGCCAAGACAGTCCTCGAAAAGGCCAAAGGAACCTTGGAGGCGGAGAACGCCGACTTGGCCACCGAACTGCGAAGCGTCAACAGCTCCCGGCAAGAGAACGATCGCCGGCGCAAGCAGGCAGAGTCGCAGATTGCTGAATTGCAG GTCAAACTCGCTGAGATTGAACGCGCCCGCTCGGAACTGCAGGAGAAATGCACAAAGCTGCAGCAGGAAGCTGAAAACATAACAAACCAGCTGGAGGAAGCCGAACTAAAGGCATCGGCCGCCGTTAAGTCTGCGAGCAACATGGAATCGCAACTCACCGAAGCTCAACAGCTGTTGGAGGAGGAAACGCGCCAGAAGCTGGGTCTCAGCTCCAAGCTGCGTCAGATCGAATCAGAAAAAGAAGCTCTACAAGAGCAGCTCGAGGAGGATGATGAAGCCAAGCGCAACTACGAACGAAAGCTGGCAGAAGTCACCGCGCAGATGCAGGAGATTAAAAAGAAGGCCGAGGAAGACGCGGATCTGGCCAAGGAACTGGAGGAGGGCAAGAAGCGACTCAACAAGGACATCGAAGCCTTGGAGCGTCAGGTCAAGGAACTAATTGCCCAGAATGACCGCCTCGATAAGAGTAAAAAGAAGATTCAGTCGGAGCTTGAAGATGCCACAATTGAGCTGGAGGCGCAACGCACCAAG GTGCTCGAATTGGAGAAGAAGCAAAAGAACTTCGACAAGATCCTCGCCGAGGAGAAAGCCATATCAGAACAGATCGCCCAGGAGCGCGATACTGCAGAGCGGGAGGCGCGCGAAAAGGAGACCAAGGTGCTGTCGGTTTCCCGCGAGCTAGACGAAGCCTTCGACAAGATAGAAGACCTCGAGAACAAGCGCAAGACCCTCCAAAACGAACTCGACGACCTGGCCAACACCCAGGGCACCGCTGACAAGAACGTCCATGAGCTGGAGAAGGCGAAGAGGGCGCTAGAGTCTCAGCTGGCCGAACTGAAAGCACAAAACGAAGAGCTCGAGGACGATCTGCAACTGACTGAAGACGCTAAACTGCGCTTGGAAGTCAACATGCAAGCCCTTCGCTCTCAGTTCGAACGCGACCTGCTGGCTAAGGAGGAAGGCGCCGAGGAGAAAAGACGCGGGCTCGTCAAACAATTGCGGGATCTTGAAACCGAATTGGACGAGGAACGCAAGCAACGCACGGCCGCCGTGGCGTCAAAGAAGAAGCTGGAGGGCGACCTGAAGGAGATCGAGACCACAATGGAGATGCATAATAAGGTGAAGGAGGATGCGTTGAAGCATGCGAAGAAGCTGCAAGCACAAGTGAAGGACGCGCTGCGCGACGCCGAGGAGGCTAAAGCCGCCAAGGAGGAGCTGCAGGCCCTGAGCAAAGAGGCCGAGCGTAAGGTCAAGGCCCTGGAAGCAGAAGTATTACAACTGACCGAGGATCTGGCCAGCTCAGAGAGGGCGCGCCGTGCTGCTGAAACGGAGCGCGACGAACTGGCCGAGGAAATTGCCAATAATGCCAACAAGGGCTCCTTAATGATCGACGAGAAGCGCCGACTGGAGGCCCGCATCGCCACTCTTGAGGAGGAGCTGGAGGAAGAACAGTCCAACTCAGAGGTGCTGCTGGACCGCAGCCGCAAGGCGCAGCTGCAGATTGAGCAGTTGACCACCGAGTTGGCCAATGAAAAATCCAACTCCCAAAAGAACGAGAACGGCCGTGCTCTGCTCGAACGCCAAAACAAGGAGCTAAAGGCCAAGCTTGCTGAAATCGAAACGGCGCAGCGCACCAAGGTGAAGGCCACGATTGCCACGCTCGAGGCCAAGATCGCCAACCTCGAGGAGCAGCTAGAGAATGAGGGCAAGGAGCGACTGTTGCAGCAGAAGGCCAACCGCAAGATGGACAAGAAGATTAAGGAGCTTACGATGAACATCGAGGACGAACGGAGACATGTCGACCAGCACAAGGAGCAAATGGATAAG CTGAATAGCCGCATTAAACTGCTCAAGCGCAACCTGGACGAGACCGAAGAGGAGCTGCAGAAGGAGAAGACGCAGAAGCGCAAGTACCAGCGTGAGTGCGAGGACATGATTGAATCGCAGGAAGCCATGAATCGTGAGATTAACTCACTCAAAACGAAACTACG CTCCATACAAGTGGCCGAGACTGAAAAGGCCAAGGCATATTCGCCCAAAAAGGATGCCGCACTTATTATGAATT ACGCACCGGCGGCATGGGTCTCAGCTCCAGCCGGCTCACGGGCACACCTTCATCAAAGCGCGCAGgaggaggcggcggcggcggggACGACTCATCGGTGCAGGATGAATCATTAG